The Cetobacterium somerae sequence TATTAGAAGGAACAAAAGTTTTTCTTTTAGAAATTCAAACATTACTTACTGATTGCACTATCGGAATTCCTAAAAGAATTGTTCAAGGATTTGATAGAAATAGAATGCAAATCTTAATAGCAATTGCTGAAAAAAGAATGGGATTACATTTAGGAATGAAAGATTTGTTTATAAATATACCAGGTGGACTTTCTATAAATGACCCTGCAGCAGATTTAGGAGCTCTTATTTCTATAGTTTCGCTATATAGGAATGTAGCTATAAGTCAAAAAATAGCAGCAATTGGAGAGTTGGGATTAAGAGGAGAAATTCGAAAAGCTTTTTTTATTGATAAAAGATTGAGAGAGTTAGAAAAACTTGGCTTTAAAGGTGTATATGTTCCTGAAGCTAATAGAAAAGAGATTGAAAAAAATAGTTATAAATTAAAAATAATATATTTAAAAAATTTAGAAGAATTTTTAGAGAGGATGAGTAAAGATGAATAACCCAGAATTCTTAGAGATTCTTTCTCTTTTGGCTCCAGGGACAAAGTTAAGAGAGGGGATATATAACGTTTTAGATGGTGAAATGGGAGCTTTAATAGTTGTTGGTTTAGACTCTGAAGTTCAAAAAATAATGGATGGTGGATTTGAAATAAATTGTGAATATACGCCAGAAAAGTTATTTGAACTTTGTAAAATGGATGGAGCAATAATATTAGATTCCGATATCACAAGAATACACTCGGCGAATGTACATTTACAACCGAGTATGAGATTCTCTACAAATGAGAGTGGAACAAGGCATAGAACAGCTCAAAGAGTAGCAAAACAAACAGATAAATTAGTTATAGCAGTATCGGAAAGAAAAAAAGTTGTAACAATATATAAAGGAGAAATGAAGCACAGACTTAGAAGTACTTCGGATTTAATGGGAGAAGCTTCTCAAGGATTAAATACATTAGAGCGTTATCGTTTTGTTTTAGATAAGGCTTTAGGAAACTTAACAATTCTTGAATTAGATGATTTAGTAACGTTGTATGAAGTAACTGTTGTACTTCAAAGATTTGAAAAAGTAACAAGAATATTCCAGGAGATGAACACTTATATGACAGAACTGGGAGTAGATGGAAGACTTGTTAGACTACATCTAAACGATTTAATTCAGGATATTGAAAGTGAAAAAGAGGATTTCTTAAGAGATTATTGGAACTATTCTAACGCACCTTTTGATTTAGCTGAAATAACAGATAGACTTTCAAAATTAACAGATGATGAATTAAAAGAGTTAGAAAAATTATCGGCAGTATTAGATTATGGAAAAACATATTCAGCTTTAGGAAATAGAGTAACACCAAAGGGATATAGAATATTAGATAAAATAACAAAGCTAACAAAAAGAGATATAGATAAAATAGTTAATAATCATGGAAATTTATCTAAAATTCAAGAAGCTTCTACGGAGGAGCTTTTAGAAATTAAAGGTATTAGTAAATTTAAAATAAAAGCTATTCAAACAGGATTGAAGAGATTAAAAGTAACTGTTGAATTAGAAAAGTAAAAATCCACTTAAAAAAAGTGGATTTTTTTTTATTAGTATGCTATTATCATACTATAGGGGTGTACCCTATAAAACAGGAGGTGTTTAAAGTGGAAAAAAGATATAGAGTTGGAAATGTAACTTGTCAAAGTTGTGTAGCTTTAATTGAAAAAATATTAAAATCAACAAATGGTATTGAAGAAGCTAGAGTAAATTTAGCTACTGAGGAGTTAGTTGTAAAGTTTGATGAAAAAGTTATAAAAGAAGGTGAAGTAAAAAATAAAATAGTACCTTTAGGTTACAGCTTAGATGAGATTAAAGATTTAAAAACAGTTACATTTATTATAAAAGGTTTACATTGTCAAAGTTGTGTAGGAACAGTTGAAAAAATTGTTTCAGGGATGAAAGGTGTAGAATCAGTAGCTGTTAATTTAGCCACAGAAAAAGCAACAGTTTCATATGATTCAACTATAGTAAAATTATCAGAAATTTTTCATATGATAGGTAAGTTTGGATATACTGGAGAAAGAATAACAGAAGAAGTCGTTGATAGAAGGGCTGAAGAGAAAAAAATAGAATTAAAAAAAGAGTTTAATGAATTTTTAGTAGCAATAATATTCGGAGCAATAATTTTTTATATATCTATGGGAAGCATGATTGGATTACCAGTTCCAAATGTAATTCATTATGATGTAAATCCATTACTTTTTGCAATGGTTCAATTAATACTCTCTATACCTGTTGTTTATGTTGGAAGAGATTTTTATATATCAGGATTTAAAAAGCTAAAATCGAAAGCTCCTAGTATGGATTCTTTAATAGCTTTGGGAACAGGAGCAGCTTTTGCATATAGCCTTTATGGAACGTTTAAAATATATGAAGGTGATATTCAGTTTGTTCATAACCTTTATTATGAATCTGGTGTAGTAATAATAGCTTTGATTTCTTTAGGTAAATATTTGGAAAATGTAAGCAAAGGAAAGACATCAGAAGCTATAAAAAAATTAATGGGTTTACAAAGCAAAAGAGCAAACCTTTTTAGAGACGGTAAAGTAGTAACTGTAGATATTGAAGAGGTTGAGGTTGGAGACGTTCTTTTAATTAAACCAGGAGAATCTATACCTACAGATGGAGTTGTTGTAGATGGAATTTCTAGTGTTGATGAAGCTATGCTAACTGGTGAAAGTATTCCTGTAAAAAAAATAGATGGAAGTAAAGTTTATGGTGCAACAATAAATGGAACAGGAAGCTTAAAAGTAAAAGTGACTGAAACAGGTGAGAATACAACTCTTTCAAGAATAATAAGACTTGTTGAAAATGCTCAAGGGTCAAAAGCTCCAATAGCAAGAATGGCTGATATAATATCAAGCTATTTCGTACCAATAGTTATAGGGATAGCAATAGTATCAAGTTTAATTTGGTATGTTGTAGGAAGTTTAGGATTAGTAGCTTTAAATGCTACACCAAGTGTGTTTGCATTAACTATATTAATATCTGTTTTAGTAATAGCTTGTCCTTGTTCATTAGGTTTGGCAACTCCAACAGCTATAATGGTTGGAACGGGTAGAGGTGCTGAATTAGGAATTTTAATAAAATCAGGAGAGGCTTTAGAAAAAACATGTAAAGTTGATACTGTTGTATTTGATAAAACAGGAACAATAACAGTGGGTAAACCTACTGTAACTAATATAGTATCTAATAGATTAGAAGAAAATGTACTTTTAAAAGTTGTAGGAAGTTTAGAACAAAACTCAGAACATCCATTAGCAGATGCTGTTATAAGAGAAGTTAATTTAAGAAAATTAGATATGTTTAGTGTAAGAAGTTTTAATTCTATAACAGGAGAGGGAGTAACAGGAACTTTAGAAGATACCCCTGTTGGAGACGTAGAAGTAATTGTAGGAAATAAAAAAATAATGGATAGATATTCTATAAATATAGATGAGCATATAAAAGAGGGTGAAGAACTTTTCGACCAAGGAAAAACTGTGATATATATAGCTGCTAAAGATACATATTTAGGGATGATTGCCATAGCGGATAAAGTAAGGGAAAGTTCAAAAGCTGTAATTGAAGAGTTAAAAAATATTGGAATTGATGTTATAATGTTAACTGGTGATAACGAAAGAACAGCTAAAGCTATAGCTAAAGAAGTAGGTGTTACAAGAGTAATAGCCGAGGTTTCACCTGAACAAAAATACTCGCAGATAAAAAAACTTCAAATTGCAGGTAAAAAAGTTGCAATGGTAGGAGATGGAATAAACGACTCTCCAGCATTAACTCAAGCAGATATTGGAATAGCTGTAGGAGGTGGAGCTGATATAGCTTTAGAGAGTGCGGATATAGTTTTAATGAGTAAGAATATAAAGGATGTACCAAAAGCTATAGAGTTAAGTAGAGCAACAATGAAAAATATAAAACAAAATCTATTTTGGGCATTTATTTATAATGGATTAGGAATACCTGTGGCAGCTGGAATATTATATCCGTTTACAGGGCATCTATTAAATCCTATGATAGCAGGAGCGGCGATGGCTATGAGTTCAGTTTCTGTTGTATCAAATGCTTTAAGATTGAAATGGTTTAAATAGTAACAGGAGGATTTATGGAAGATAATTGTTCAAATAAAATCTGTGGTGATAAAAAGAAATTAATCGCTAGAGCTAATAGAGTAGAGGGACAGATTAGAGGAATAAAAAGAATGATTGAAGAGGATGCTTATTGTGATGATGTTTTAAATCAAATATCTTCAGCAAAAGCAGCATTAGATGGAATAGCAAAAGTAATCTTAGAAAATCATTTGAGAAAGTGTGTTGTATCAGGGATAAAAAATAATGAAGAGAACAAAGTAATCGACGAATTAATATACACATTAGGAAAAATGATGAAATAATAGTAAATTTTTCTTTGATTTAGGTAAATAATATGTTAAAATTCTACTAGTATAAAGTTATTTAGGAGGGTATTAATGAGAAAAATAGTTACTTTTGTAATGTCAATGATGTTAGCAATTGGATTATTTGCAGCGAAACCAACTAAAGTAGGAATAGTTCTTTCTACTGGAGGATTAGGGGATAAGTCATTTAATGATGCTGCTTACAGAGGTTTAGAGCAAGCGCAAAAAGATTTAGGAATTGAATTTAAATATGTAGAACCAGCATCGCCAGCTGAAGATGAGGAATTCTTAAGAGAGTATGCTGAAGCAGGATATGATTTAATAATTGCTACAGGATTCCAAATGACAGAGTCAGCAAGAACAGTAGCAGCTGATTATCCAGATGCTAAATTTTTAATGATTGATGATGTAATAGATTTACCAAACGTAAAATCTATGGTATTTAAAGAGGAAGAGGGATCTTTCTTAGTTGGAGTTATAGCTGGATTAATGACTAAAAATAATGCAGTAGGATTTGTTGGAGGAATGGAAAATCCTTTAATTAAGAAATTTGAAGTAGGATTTAAACAAGGTGCAGAGTATGTTAACCCAAAAGTTAAATTCTTCTCTGTGTATACAACAGGACCAAATCCATTTAATGACCCAGTAAGAGGTAAAGAGAATGCAATTTCTGAAATTAACCAAGGTGCAGATGTAATATATCATGCAGCTGGTGGAACAGGAATGGGAGTTATTGCAGCAGCAAAAGAGAAGGGTGTATTTGCTATAGGTGTTGACTCAAACCAAGATGCAGTTGAACCAGGAACAGTTTTAACATCTATGTTAAAAAATGTTGATGTTGGAGTTTTTGATACAGTTAAAGCTTTAACTAAAGGTGAATTCGTACCAGGGTTAGCTGTTTACGGAGCAAAAGAAAATGGAGTTGGGGTAACTAACTTTGAATTTACAAAAGAGATTATAGGTGCAGATAAACTAGCTAAATTTGAAGAAATCAAAGCTAAATTAATGGCTGGAGAAATCAAAGTAAGCGATAAATAATAAATGAGGGGCTGGTCATTTTTGATCAGCCTTTTGTTACCTTATAGAAAAGGAGATGTGTAGTTATGGAAAAAATAGAAAGAGTTACTTTAATAGTACTAGATAGTGCAGGAATAGGAGCTTTGCCAGATGCAAAAGAGTTTGGAGATGAAGGAACAAATACATTGGGAAATATAGCTCTTGCAACAGGTGGATTAAACCTAAAAAATATGGAGCAGCTAGGATTAGGTAATATTACAGAAATTTTAGGTGTAGATGAAGTTGAGAATGCAACAGGTGCATATGGAAAAGCAGCTGAACTTTCAAAGGGAAAAGACACGACGACAGGACACTGGGAAATTGCTGGAATTGTTCAAGAAAAAGCATTTCCAACTTATGCCAATGGTTTTCCAAAAGAAACAATAGAGGCGTTTGAAAAAGCAACAGGAAGAAAAGTACTTTGTAACTTACCATATTCTGGAACAGATGTTTTAGATGTATATGGAGAAGAACAGTTAGTGACAGGTGCTTGGATTGTCTACACATCAGCTGATCCAGTGTTTCAAATAGCTGCTAATGAAGAGATAATATCTTTAGATGAACTTTATTCAGCTTGTAAAAAAGCTTTGGAAATTTGTAGTGACTTATCTCCTGTAGCAAGAGTTATTGCAAGACCTTATACTGGTAAGAGAGCTGGAGAATTTGTAAGAACATCTAATAGACATGATTATTCAGTTGAGCCACCAATTGAGAGTATGTTAGATAGAGTTAAAAATTCTGGTTTAGATGTTATTGGAATTGGAAAAACTAGCGATATATTTGCTGGAGTAGGAATAACTGAAAGTAGAGGAACTAATAAAGATAATTTAGATGGAATTTTAAAAACTATTGAAGAATTAAAAAAAGATACAAAAGGAATTATATTTACAAATTTAGTTGATTTTGATATGAAATATGGACATAGAAGAGATCCAAAAGGTTATAAGTTAGCTTTAGAAGAGTTTGACAATTATCTTCCAGAAATTATGGAAAATTTAAAAGAGGATGAACTTCTTATATTGACAGCAGATCATGGATGTGATCCAACTTATAAAGGGAGTGACCATACAAGAGAATATATTCCACTATTAGTATATGGAAAGAATTTAAAAGGAAATGTTGATTTAGGAATTCAAAATGGATTCTCAACAATAGCAGCAACTATAGAAGATCTTTTATTAGGAAAAACTAATTTAAAAGGAAGTTTTGCTGATAAAATTATAAAATAAAAAGAAAACTAGGAGGGTAAAATGAGCGTACATATAGGAGCAAAAAAAGGAGAAATAGCAGAAACAGTATTATTACCAGGAGATCCATTAAGAGCTAAATGGATAGCAGAAACTTTTTTAGAAGATGTAGTTTGTTATAATGAAGTTAGAGGAATGTATGGATATACAGGAACTTATAAAGGGAAAAGAGTTTCTGTACAGGGAACAGGAATGGGAGTTCCATCAATTTCGATATATGTTAATGAATTAATTAGAGAGTATGGAGTAAAAAATTTAATTAGAGTTGGAACGGCAGGATCTTATAGAGAAGATGTTAAAATAAGAGATGTAATATTAGCTATGTCATCATCAACAACATCAGGAATGAATAGATTGAGATTTGGTGGAGCAGATTATGCACCAACAGCAGATTTTGGATTGTTTATGAAAGCAGCTGAAGCAGCAAAGGCAAAAGGAATAGATGTTAAGGGTGGAAATGTTTTAACTGCAGATGAATTCTATGGAGATAATTTTGAATCGTATAAAAAATGGGCAGAGTTTGGTGTGCTTTGTGTTGAGATGGAAACAGCAGCGCTATACACAATAGCAGCAAAATATAATGCAAAAGCTTTAACGATATTAACAATTTCAGATTCTTTAGTTACTGGTGAAGAAACAACATCTCAAGAAAGACAAACAACTTTAACTGATATGATTGAAATAGCATTAGAAAGTGTAGCGGAGTAATAATATGAAAAAAGAATTGGATGAAAAGTTAATTTTAGAATATGTAGATAAGGCTATTATAGCTAGAGAGAATGCTTATGCTCCTTATTCAAAATTTAAAGTTGGAGCAGTATTAGTAGCTGAAAATGGAAATGAAACTTCAGGTGCTAATATTGAAAATGGATCATATGGACTTTCTAACTGTGCTGAAAGAAGTGCAATTTTTGCAGCGGCAAGTAAAGGTATGAGAAAAATAAAATTAATAGCTGTGGTTGCGGATACGACAGGACCAGTAAGTCCTTGTGGAGCGTGTAGACAAGTTATAAAAGAATTTGCAGATGATGACACAATAATCATCTTAGGAAACCTAAAAAGAGATTATAAACTAATGACAATGGAAGAATTATTACCATATGGATTTGAACTTTAGTTGAAAATAGAGGTGTATATCACCTCTATTTTTTTTGTTGAAATATTGAGTTTGACAAACTAACTAGTATATTTTATTATAAAGATATATTATTTGAAAATTAAATGTGAAAAAATAAACGAGGAGGAAAAATGTCAAGAGAAAATAGCAACTCAGCTTACGCATATAAAATATTAAAAAGAAATATATTTGAATTAAATTTAAAACCTGGAAGTGAATTAAGTGAAAAAGTAATAGGTGAAAAATTAGGGATGAGCAGGACTCCTATTAGAGAAGCTTTGATATTATTAAAGCACGATCAACTGATTGAAAGTATTCCACAAAAAGGAACGTTTGTAACGAAAATTAGTGCTCAAAAGGTTTTAGAAGCAAAAGTGTTGAGAGTTGCTTTAGAAACAGCAGCTTTTGAAAGAGTTATTGAAGCTTTAGATGAAGAGTTTATAGAGGATTTAAGAACGAACATAAAAATGCAAAGGGTTTATTGTGAGGGTAATCGTAATTATTTAGAGTTTCATAAAATGGATAATGACTTTCATAAGATGATTTTTGAAAAAGCTGGAATTCCTGGATTGTGGGAATTAGCTTTAAATGGAACGGGTCATTATCAAAGAGTAAGAGTCCTAAATGCTAAAAATAAAACAAGTGATATATCAGTTGTTAAAGAGCATGAGGAAATTTTAGAAGCATTGGAAAAAAAAGATATAGATAAATTAAGAGGAATGTTAGAACATCATCTGGGAAGAACTCTTTTAAAATTAAAAAAATTAGAGGCCGAAAATCCAGAGTATTTTGAAGTAAAAGAAGAAGCGACTAAAGATGATACTTTTATCTTATTAAAATAAAAATTCCATAAAAAACACTTGACTTTTATAAAAAAAACAGTATACTTTAAAACATAAAAGCACAAATGAACGGATAAAGAACGAAATGTTTATTTTCAAAAAAGAGTAAAATGAAAATAAAGTTTTATAGTTTCGGTGTTTTAATGTTCTGGGGAAAATAAAGGGATGGTGAAAGATTTGGAAAAGTTTAGATTAGAAAGTGATTCTATTGGAACAATACAAGTGCCAGCAGAGGCTTATTATGGAGTTCAATCATTAAGAGGGAAAAATAATTTTTATATTACGGGGTATAAATTAGGAAATGATTTTATTAAAGCTTTAGCATATGTAAAGAAAGCCTCAGCAATAGCTAATTTTGAAGCAGGAATGTTAGATGAGGATGTTGTAAATGCCATAGTTAAAGCTTCAGAAGAGATAATAGATGGAAAATTTATGGACCAGTTCATAACTGATGTTATTCAAGGTGGAGCCGGAACATCAATGAATATGAATATGAATGAAGTAATTGCTAATAGAGCAGGAGAATTACTTGGAGGAGAACTTGGAAAATATGATAAAGTTCATCCAAATGATCATGTGAATTATGGACAATCTACAAATGATGTAATACCAACAGCAGGAAAATTAG is a genomic window containing:
- the disA gene encoding DNA integrity scanning diadenylate cyclase DisA, with translation MNNPEFLEILSLLAPGTKLREGIYNVLDGEMGALIVVGLDSEVQKIMDGGFEINCEYTPEKLFELCKMDGAIILDSDITRIHSANVHLQPSMRFSTNESGTRHRTAQRVAKQTDKLVIAVSERKKVVTIYKGEMKHRLRSTSDLMGEASQGLNTLERYRFVLDKALGNLTILELDDLVTLYEVTVVLQRFEKVTRIFQEMNTYMTELGVDGRLVRLHLNDLIQDIESEKEDFLRDYWNYSNAPFDLAEITDRLSKLTDDELKELEKLSAVLDYGKTYSALGNRVTPKGYRILDKITKLTKRDIDKIVNNHGNLSKIQEASTEELLEIKGISKFKIKAIQTGLKRLKVTVELEK
- a CDS encoding heavy metal translocating P-type ATPase, whose product is MEKRYRVGNVTCQSCVALIEKILKSTNGIEEARVNLATEELVVKFDEKVIKEGEVKNKIVPLGYSLDEIKDLKTVTFIIKGLHCQSCVGTVEKIVSGMKGVESVAVNLATEKATVSYDSTIVKLSEIFHMIGKFGYTGERITEEVVDRRAEEKKIELKKEFNEFLVAIIFGAIIFYISMGSMIGLPVPNVIHYDVNPLLFAMVQLILSIPVVYVGRDFYISGFKKLKSKAPSMDSLIALGTGAAFAYSLYGTFKIYEGDIQFVHNLYYESGVVIIALISLGKYLENVSKGKTSEAIKKLMGLQSKRANLFRDGKVVTVDIEEVEVGDVLLIKPGESIPTDGVVVDGISSVDEAMLTGESIPVKKIDGSKVYGATINGTGSLKVKVTETGENTTLSRIIRLVENAQGSKAPIARMADIISSYFVPIVIGIAIVSSLIWYVVGSLGLVALNATPSVFALTILISVLVIACPCSLGLATPTAIMVGTGRGAELGILIKSGEALEKTCKVDTVVFDKTGTITVGKPTVTNIVSNRLEENVLLKVVGSLEQNSEHPLADAVIREVNLRKLDMFSVRSFNSITGEGVTGTLEDTPVGDVEVIVGNKKIMDRYSINIDEHIKEGEELFDQGKTVIYIAAKDTYLGMIAIADKVRESSKAVIEELKNIGIDVIMLTGDNERTAKAIAKEVGVTRVIAEVSPEQKYSQIKKLQIAGKKVAMVGDGINDSPALTQADIGIAVGGGADIALESADIVLMSKNIKDVPKAIELSRATMKNIKQNLFWAFIYNGLGIPVAAGILYPFTGHLLNPMIAGAAMAMSSVSVVSNALRLKWFK
- a CDS encoding metal-sensitive transcriptional regulator, with product MEDNCSNKICGDKKKLIARANRVEGQIRGIKRMIEEDAYCDDVLNQISSAKAALDGIAKVILENHLRKCVVSGIKNNEENKVIDELIYTLGKMMK
- a CDS encoding BMP family lipoprotein codes for the protein MRKIVTFVMSMMLAIGLFAAKPTKVGIVLSTGGLGDKSFNDAAYRGLEQAQKDLGIEFKYVEPASPAEDEEFLREYAEAGYDLIIATGFQMTESARTVAADYPDAKFLMIDDVIDLPNVKSMVFKEEEGSFLVGVIAGLMTKNNAVGFVGGMENPLIKKFEVGFKQGAEYVNPKVKFFSVYTTGPNPFNDPVRGKENAISEINQGADVIYHAAGGTGMGVIAAAKEKGVFAIGVDSNQDAVEPGTVLTSMLKNVDVGVFDTVKALTKGEFVPGLAVYGAKENGVGVTNFEFTKEIIGADKLAKFEEIKAKLMAGEIKVSDK
- a CDS encoding phosphopentomutase, whose amino-acid sequence is MEKIERVTLIVLDSAGIGALPDAKEFGDEGTNTLGNIALATGGLNLKNMEQLGLGNITEILGVDEVENATGAYGKAAELSKGKDTTTGHWEIAGIVQEKAFPTYANGFPKETIEAFEKATGRKVLCNLPYSGTDVLDVYGEEQLVTGAWIVYTSADPVFQIAANEEIISLDELYSACKKALEICSDLSPVARVIARPYTGKRAGEFVRTSNRHDYSVEPPIESMLDRVKNSGLDVIGIGKTSDIFAGVGITESRGTNKDNLDGILKTIEELKKDTKGIIFTNLVDFDMKYGHRRDPKGYKLALEEFDNYLPEIMENLKEDELLILTADHGCDPTYKGSDHTREYIPLLVYGKNLKGNVDLGIQNGFSTIAATIEDLLLGKTNLKGSFADKIIK
- the deoD gene encoding purine-nucleoside phosphorylase, with protein sequence MSVHIGAKKGEIAETVLLPGDPLRAKWIAETFLEDVVCYNEVRGMYGYTGTYKGKRVSVQGTGMGVPSISIYVNELIREYGVKNLIRVGTAGSYREDVKIRDVILAMSSSTTSGMNRLRFGGADYAPTADFGLFMKAAEAAKAKGIDVKGGNVLTADEFYGDNFESYKKWAEFGVLCVEMETAALYTIAAKYNAKALTILTISDSLVTGEETTSQERQTTLTDMIEIALESVAE
- the cdd gene encoding cytidine deaminase, with the translated sequence MKKELDEKLILEYVDKAIIARENAYAPYSKFKVGAVLVAENGNETSGANIENGSYGLSNCAERSAIFAAASKGMRKIKLIAVVADTTGPVSPCGACRQVIKEFADDDTIIILGNLKRDYKLMTMEELLPYGFEL
- a CDS encoding GntR family transcriptional regulator, which encodes MSRENSNSAYAYKILKRNIFELNLKPGSELSEKVIGEKLGMSRTPIREALILLKHDQLIESIPQKGTFVTKISAQKVLEAKVLRVALETAAFERVIEALDEEFIEDLRTNIKMQRVYCEGNRNYLEFHKMDNDFHKMIFEKAGIPGLWELALNGTGHYQRVRVLNAKNKTSDISVVKEHEEILEALEKKDIDKLRGMLEHHLGRTLLKLKKLEAENPEYFEVKEEATKDDTFILLK